From Calothrix sp. PCC 6303, a single genomic window includes:
- the cphA gene encoding cyanophycin synthetase gives MRILKIQTLRGPNYWSIRRHKLIVMRLDLENLAETPSNEIPGFYDGLVEALPSLESHYCSPGCRGGFFMRVQEGTMMGHIVEHVALELQELAGMSSGFGRTRETATPGVYQVVYEYQNEEAGRYAGRAAVRLCQSIIDRGSYPRAELEQDLQDLRDFFRDSALGPSTEAVVKEAEKKGIPWIPLGARFLIQIGYGANQKRIQATMTNNTGILGVELACDKEATKRILAEAGVPVPRGTTINFLDDLEEAIEGVGGYPIVIKPVDGNHGRGITIDIRNWSEAESAYDAARQVSRGVIIEKYYVGRDHRVLVVDGKVVAVAERVPAHVVGNGRSTIAELIEETNEDPNRGEGHDNVLTKIELDRTSYQLLEREGYTLNTVLAKDKICYLRATANLSTGGIAVDRTDEIHPENVWLAQRIVKHIGLDVAGIDIVTSDISRPLRETDSVIVEVNAAPGFRMHIAPSKGTPRNVAGAVVDMLFPGEQSGRIPILSVTGTNGKTTTTRLLAHIFRQTKKVIGYTTTDGTYIGDYLVESGDNTGPQSAQLILKDPTVQVAVLETARGGILRSGLAFESSNVGVVLNVAADHLGLGDIDTIDQLGHLKSVVAEAVYPDGYAVLNADDPRVAAMAEKTKANIAYFTMDANSQLVRDHVQKGGVAALYENGYISILKGDWTHRIEPVENIPLTMGGRAPFMIANALAASLAAFVQNVTIEQIRQGLTTFRASVSQTPGRMNLFNLGNYHALIDYAHNPHSYQALGSFVRNWNTGDRIGVIGGPGDRRDEDFVALGKLAAEIFDRVIIKEDDDTRGRPRGSAADFIVQGIGQVNSKCQYETVLDETQAINKALDMAPDNSLVVILPEIVSRAIKLIKARGVVKEEIQQSNTSTNVTDTQINTNSKVVNRL, from the coding sequence ATGAGAATCCTCAAAATCCAGACCTTACGCGGTCCCAACTATTGGAGCATTCGACGCCACAAGTTAATAGTGATGCGCCTCGACTTAGAAAATTTGGCTGAGACGCCCTCGAATGAAATCCCCGGCTTTTACGATGGATTAGTTGAGGCGCTGCCAAGTCTGGAAAGTCACTATTGCTCACCTGGCTGTCGCGGTGGTTTTTTTATGCGAGTTCAAGAAGGAACCATGATGGGTCACATCGTGGAACATGTCGCCCTTGAACTTCAAGAACTAGCTGGTATGAGTTCTGGTTTCGGTCGCACCCGTGAGACTGCTACACCAGGAGTCTATCAGGTAGTTTATGAGTACCAGAATGAAGAAGCTGGTCGCTACGCAGGTAGGGCAGCGGTTAGATTATGCCAAAGCATTATCGACCGAGGCAGCTACCCCAGAGCAGAACTAGAGCAGGATCTCCAAGACCTGCGCGATTTCTTCCGCGACTCAGCCCTTGGTCCTTCCACTGAGGCAGTTGTCAAAGAAGCCGAGAAGAAGGGTATTCCTTGGATACCTCTGGGAGCCCGTTTTCTGATTCAAATCGGTTACGGTGCAAACCAGAAGCGAATCCAAGCTACCATGACCAACAACACGGGCATCTTGGGAGTTGAACTTGCCTGCGACAAGGAAGCAACCAAGCGAATTTTGGCAGAAGCCGGAGTCCCCGTCCCCAGAGGCACAACCATTAATTTCCTCGATGATTTAGAAGAGGCAATTGAAGGTGTCGGTGGTTATCCAATTGTGATCAAACCCGTTGATGGCAACCACGGACGTGGAATCACCATTGATATTAGAAACTGGTCAGAGGCAGAGTCTGCATACGATGCCGCTCGTCAGGTTTCTCGTGGGGTAATTATTGAAAAATATTACGTCGGACGCGACCATCGAGTACTGGTGGTAGATGGTAAAGTGGTCGCAGTTGCCGAACGGGTTCCTGCTCACGTTGTTGGTAATGGCAGATCGACAATTGCCGAATTAATTGAAGAAACTAATGAAGATCCTAATCGTGGGGAAGGACATGATAATGTCCTCACCAAGATTGAACTAGATCGCACTAGCTATCAACTTCTAGAACGAGAGGGCTATACCCTAAATACTGTTTTAGCGAAAGACAAAATTTGTTACCTTCGAGCCACTGCAAACCTAAGTACAGGTGGCATCGCGGTGGATCGAACCGATGAAATTCACCCAGAAAACGTTTGGTTGGCACAGCGAATTGTCAAGCATATCGGTTTAGATGTCGCGGGAATAGATATTGTCACATCGGATATTAGTCGCCCCCTAAGGGAAACTGATAGCGTAATTGTTGAGGTGAATGCCGCACCTGGTTTCCGGATGCATATCGCCCCTAGTAAGGGAACTCCTCGCAATGTGGCAGGTGCTGTTGTGGATATGTTGTTCCCTGGCGAACAATCAGGTCGGATTCCGATTTTGAGCGTTACGGGTACTAACGGCAAAACTACAACTACCCGTTTACTAGCACATATTTTTAGGCAGACTAAAAAGGTAATAGGTTATACAACAACCGACGGAACTTATATCGGTGATTACTTAGTTGAATCTGGTGATAACACTGGACCCCAAAGCGCTCAACTAATTCTTAAAGACCCAACGGTACAGGTTGCAGTGTTGGAAACAGCCCGTGGTGGGATTTTGCGCTCAGGTTTAGCCTTTGAATCATCTAATGTGGGTGTTGTGCTTAACGTTGCTGCCGATCACTTAGGCTTAGGTGATATTGATACCATCGATCAGTTAGGGCATCTCAAGAGTGTGGTTGCTGAAGCTGTTTATCCTGATGGCTATGCAGTGTTAAACGCTGATGATCCGAGGGTGGCAGCGATGGCTGAAAAAACCAAGGCAAATATTGCTTACTTTACGATGGATGCCAACTCCCAACTGGTACGAGATCACGTACAAAAGGGCGGAGTTGCAGCATTGTATGAAAATGGTTATATCTCGATCCTCAAGGGTGATTGGACACACCGCATTGAACCTGTGGAAAATATCCCCCTCACAATGGGTGGAAGGGCACCATTTATGATTGCCAATGCCTTAGCGGCATCTTTGGCAGCATTTGTCCAGAATGTGACAATTGAGCAAATTCGCCAAGGTTTAACAACATTCCGAGCTTCGGTGAGTCAAACTCCTGGACGGATGAATTTGTTTAATCTGGGTAATTATCATGCTTTGATTGACTATGCTCACAACCCCCACAGTTATCAAGCTTTGGGTTCATTTGTGCGGAACTGGAACACAGGCGATCGCATTGGCGTTATCGGTGGTCCTGGGGATAGACGGGATGAAGATTTTGTAGCTTTGGGTAAATTAGCAGCGGAAATTTTTGATCGGGTAATCATCAAAGAAGATGATGATACCAGGGGAAGACCTCGTGGTTCGGCTGCTGATTTTATTGTTCAAGGAATTGGACAAGTTAACTCGAAGTGTCAGTATGAAACTGTCCTGGATGAAACCCAAGCCATCAACAAAGCCTTGGATATGGCACCCGATAATAGCTTAGTGGTAATTCTACCTGAGATTGTTAGTCGTGCTATTAAGTTAATTAAGGCACGCGGTGTCGTTAAAGAAGAAATTCAACAATCAAATACCAGCACAAATGTAACTGACACACAGATTAATACAAATTCCAAGGTTGTCAATCGTCTGTAG
- a CDS encoding phosphatidate cytidylyltransferase, producing MPWSRIFSGIIAIALALGSTLLGGWYYTLAYAVIIYLGQSEFFDLVRAKGIAPAAKTTLVVSLILLVISTIEGHLADAVLPLAGTFICFYLLFQPKMATIADISASILGLFYTGYLPSFWVRLRGIDSAQSSNLPLGAYFPESWTDFFSPNSVHLLPKGLTITLLTFFCIWASDIGAYFFGKYLGKTPLSDISPKKTVEGAVFGISGSVIVAVLGSYYLKLPDYAFTGTALGLLIGVAGLLGDLTESMLKRDAGVKDSGQLIPGHGGILDRTDSYIFTAPLVFYFVTLLLPLLEK from the coding sequence ATGCCTTGGTCTCGAATTTTTAGTGGAATTATTGCGATCGCGCTCGCTCTTGGAAGCACACTTTTAGGTGGATGGTACTATACTCTCGCCTATGCAGTGATTATTTATCTCGGTCAAAGCGAATTTTTTGACTTGGTTCGAGCTAAGGGTATTGCTCCTGCTGCCAAAACAACTTTAGTAGTTAGTCTCATTTTATTAGTAATTTCTACTATCGAAGGTCATCTTGCTGATGCAGTTCTACCATTAGCTGGTACCTTCATTTGCTTTTATCTATTATTTCAACCCAAAATGGCAACTATTGCCGATATTTCTGCTTCTATTTTAGGTTTATTTTATACTGGATATTTACCAAGCTTTTGGGTGAGATTACGAGGTATTGATAGTGCTCAATCTAGTAATTTACCTCTAGGAGCTTATTTCCCAGAATCTTGGACAGATTTTTTCTCCCCCAACTCCGTACATTTGTTACCAAAGGGATTGACAATTACATTATTGACTTTTTTCTGTATTTGGGCATCAGATATTGGTGCTTATTTCTTTGGTAAATATCTTGGTAAAACCCCTTTATCTGATATTAGTCCCAAGAAAACCGTAGAAGGAGCAGTTTTTGGAATTTCGGGAAGTGTTATAGTTGCCGTTTTGGGTTCCTATTATTTAAAGTTACCTGATTATGCTTTTACAGGAACTGCTTTAGGTCTTTTAATTGGTGTTGCTGGACTTTTGGGGGATTTAACCGAATCAATGCTCAAACGCGATGCAGGAGTCAAAGATTCTGGACAGTTGATCCCTGGTCATGGGGGAATTTTAGATCGAACTGATAGTTATATTTTTACTGCCCCATTAGTCTTTTATTTTGTCACACTGCTATTGCCGTTGCTAGAGAAATAA
- a CDS encoding type IV pilin-like G/H family protein — translation MKKYTHEVRTSRSTGEGVSRNLKTLILGRLSNKDEGEDQGFALIFLALILGLASAIALPSLTNQASKAKQSEAKTYIGSMNRAQQAYVLEYENFTDSLDKLGVGIKSETDNYNYSIRLGTKAVFNYGTSKTENLKSYVGGVFVVPDPSSPGSNSTTQTIICGTDIPTSTQPSPPTNENGVLTCGVGTKQISR, via the coding sequence ATGAAAAAATATACTCACGAAGTCAGAACAAGTCGAAGCACAGGGGAAGGTGTTTCTCGGAACCTGAAAACTCTGATTCTGGGACGTTTATCGAATAAAGATGAAGGGGAAGATCAAGGTTTTGCCTTGATTTTCTTGGCTTTAATATTAGGATTAGCAAGTGCGATCGCATTACCAAGTTTGACCAATCAGGCTAGCAAAGCAAAGCAATCGGAAGCAAAAACCTATATTGGTTCGATGAATCGCGCTCAACAAGCTTATGTTTTGGAGTACGAAAATTTTACCGATTCTTTGGATAAGTTGGGTGTGGGAATCAAAAGTGAGACTGATAACTACAACTATTCGATTCGTCTGGGAACTAAAGCTGTGTTTAATTACGGAACTTCCAAAACAGAGAATCTAAAAAGCTATGTTGGTGGCGTTTTTGTTGTTCCTGATCCTAGTTCACCCGGTTCAAACTCCACTACACAAACTATTATTTGTGGAACAGATATACCAACAAGTACCCAGCCTTCACCCCCCACAAATGAAAATGGTGTTTTAACTTGTGGTGTTGGGACAAAACAAATTAGTCGCTGA
- a CDS encoding helix-turn-helix domain-containing protein — protein sequence MKWQIHKQEQVEQILSFDEQRVEKIVEIGSKFRNLRQEYGFDIDQVVAYTKIPRRLVQAIEEGDLSNLPEPIYIQGLIKLYADALGLDGNELSSSFPTERNDSQPLSKLKTTVFGQLRPNHLYVLYIGLIICSVSGLSQVLNVAKFQGNNGEEKNQQKEALVKPTQVKPNLDLQTINNQLSPDTVEDNVQVGVTLKDSSWIRVEVDGKTEFEGTLPQGTQRIWKAQDHLTLKAGNAGGVLLSVNKKQAKPLGEIGKTKELTIAANMRS from the coding sequence ATGAAGTGGCAAATTCATAAACAAGAACAAGTAGAACAGATTCTTTCATTCGATGAGCAAAGAGTCGAAAAAATTGTTGAAATTGGTTCCAAGTTTCGTAATCTACGTCAAGAATATGGCTTTGATATCGATCAAGTAGTCGCCTATACTAAAATACCCCGTAGGTTAGTTCAAGCAATCGAAGAAGGTGATTTAAGCAATCTTCCCGAACCTATTTATATTCAAGGTTTAATTAAGTTATATGCTGATGCTTTAGGATTGGACGGAAATGAATTATCCAGCAGTTTCCCAACTGAAAGGAATGATTCTCAACCTCTATCTAAGTTGAAAACTACTGTTTTTGGTCAACTACGACCAAATCATTTATATGTACTTTATATTGGGCTAATTATCTGTTCTGTTAGCGGTTTATCCCAGGTTTTAAATGTTGCCAAATTCCAAGGGAATAACGGGGAAGAAAAAAATCAACAGAAAGAAGCACTGGTAAAACCAACCCAAGTGAAGCCAAATCTGGATTTGCAAACCATTAATAATCAACTGAGTCCAGACACTGTGGAAGACAATGTTCAGGTTGGTGTCACACTCAAAGATTCCTCATGGATTAGAGTCGAAGTTGATGGGAAAACTGAATTTGAAGGCACTTTACCCCAAGGTACACAGCGAATTTGGAAAGCTCAAGATCATTTAACCCTCAAAGCAGGTAATGCTGGTGGTGTATTGCTAAGTGTAAATAAAAAGCAGGCGAAACCACTGGGAGAAATAGGAAAAACCAAAGAGTTGACGATTGCAGCAAATATGAGATCTTAG
- a CDS encoding pseudouridine synthase, producing the protein MEERVQKILSQWGIASRRQAEEMIQQSRVQVNGVLAHLGQKVDIQKDIITVDNQPVSQNKRPILVYLLLNKPLGVVSTCDDPQGRPTVLELLSEELRSGQGIHPVGRLDTDSTGALLLTNDGEMTFKLTHPRHSISKTYHVVIQGHPTTNVLEMWRNGLMLDGKKTRSAIIRVLQRFSDRTSLEIILKEGRNRQIRRVAEQLGHPVIKLHRIAIGSIQLHLPGQKVLAPGSYRFLKDFEILSLNSQLE; encoded by the coding sequence ATGGAGGAACGGGTACAAAAAATACTATCCCAATGGGGTATAGCTTCGCGTCGGCAAGCTGAAGAAATGATTCAGCAGTCACGGGTACAGGTTAATGGTGTTTTGGCGCATCTAGGTCAAAAAGTAGACATTCAAAAAGATATCATTACTGTTGACAATCAACCAGTTTCTCAGAATAAACGCCCGATTTTAGTATATTTGTTGCTAAACAAACCGCTGGGAGTAGTTTCCACCTGTGATGACCCCCAAGGTAGACCAACGGTTTTAGAACTACTATCAGAAGAATTACGCTCTGGTCAGGGGATTCATCCAGTAGGTCGTTTAGATACAGATTCAACCGGAGCATTATTACTGACAAACGATGGTGAAATGACCTTTAAACTCACCCATCCCCGTCACAGCATCTCGAAGACATACCATGTTGTTATCCAAGGACATCCAACAACGAATGTCCTGGAAATGTGGCGAAATGGTTTAATGCTAGATGGCAAAAAAACCAGATCAGCTATTATCCGAGTTTTGCAAAGATTTAGCGATCGCACTAGTTTAGAAATTATCCTTAAGGAAGGAAGAAATCGTCAAATCCGTCGTGTTGCCGAACAATTAGGACACCCCGTTATCAAACTCCACCGGATTGCTATTGGTTCAATTCAGTTACATCTACCAGGACAAAAAGTTTTAGCACCTGGTTCCTATCGTTTCCTAAAAGATTTCGAGATTCTTAGTCTCAATTCGCAGTTAGAGTGA
- a CDS encoding DUF2993 domain-containing protein yields MSQVSSEGNASKSTRMISKVLTKALKLWLRSQTTKIGHLDLKIEASDRQLLSGSIPQVSIFAQNAVYQGLHLTEANLIAENIRINIGSVLKGQPLKLLEAIPVFGNVVLTEEDLNASLASTLLSNALNDALIKLIPDYSAKSKKIVWQKIILANNYLLLFPADDFQSSYLSEIMLELELLNGHELKIKAKTIAAYANAETDTKYEEYLDLGTDVDIQELNLNPGKLTCQGKININP; encoded by the coding sequence ATGTCACAAGTAAGTTCAGAAGGTAATGCTTCCAAATCGACCCGGATGATCTCTAAGGTATTAACTAAAGCACTTAAGCTTTGGTTGCGATCGCAAACTACTAAAATTGGTCATTTAGATCTAAAAATCGAAGCTAGCGATCGTCAATTACTGTCGGGATCAATTCCCCAGGTTTCTATTTTTGCTCAGAATGCTGTTTATCAGGGTTTACACCTCACGGAAGCTAATTTGATTGCTGAAAATATTCGCATTAATATCGGCTCTGTACTCAAGGGACAACCGTTGAAATTGTTGGAAGCAATACCCGTATTTGGTAATGTGGTATTGACTGAAGAAGACTTAAATGCTTCACTAGCATCCACCCTACTATCCAACGCGTTAAATGATGCCCTGATAAAACTAATACCAGACTATAGCGCAAAATCCAAGAAAATTGTTTGGCAAAAAATAATTCTTGCCAACAACTATTTGCTACTTTTTCCCGCAGATGATTTCCAAAGCAGCTATTTATCGGAAATTATGCTGGAATTAGAGTTATTGAACGGTCATGAATTAAAAATTAAAGCTAAAACAATTGCAGCTTATGCCAATGCAGAAACTGACACAAAGTATGAGGAATATTTAGATTTAGGTACGGATGTAGATATTCAAGAACTTAACTTGAACCCTGGTAAACTGACGTGTCAAGGTAAGATCAATATTAATCCGTGA
- the cbiT gene encoding precorrin-6Y C5,15-methyltransferase subunit CbiT produces the protein MPNQLWSYVTPGIPDDMFEHLPGIPLSQREIRLLILSQLRLRIDSVLWDIGAGTGTIPVEAGLLCTQGHILAVERDEEVASLIRRNCDRFQVTNVDVIEGSAPECLHDFKPTPDRVCIEGGKSIHEILRTVWQYLAPTGRVVATAANLENLYTISQSLSLLQARNVEVVQSSVNRLETRGFSQTFAAVDPIFIVSGEKFE, from the coding sequence ATGCCTAATCAACTTTGGTCTTACGTCACTCCAGGTATTCCCGATGATATGTTCGAGCATTTACCGGGTATTCCCCTCAGTCAGCGGGAAATTCGGTTACTAATATTGTCGCAACTACGACTGCGAATCGACTCTGTATTGTGGGATATTGGTGCCGGAACTGGGACAATTCCTGTAGAGGCTGGTTTGTTATGTACTCAAGGACATATTCTTGCTGTAGAGCGTGATGAGGAGGTAGCAAGCTTGATTCGTCGTAATTGCGATCGCTTCCAAGTTACAAACGTTGATGTGATTGAAGGAAGCGCTCCCGAATGCTTACATGATTTTAAACCAACTCCCGATCGCGTTTGCATCGAAGGTGGTAAATCAATCCACGAAATTTTGCGAACAGTGTGGCAATATTTAGCCCCAACAGGTCGTGTGGTAGCTACAGCTGCTAATCTAGAGAATCTGTATACAATTTCCCAAAGTTTGTCATTATTGCAAGCTCGAAATGTCGAAGTTGTGCAATCTTCTGTAAATCGTCTAGAAACCCGTGGCTTTTCCCAAACCTTTGCAGCTGTTGACCCTATTTTTATCGTTAGCGGTGAAAAGTTTGAGTGA
- a CDS encoding cyanophycinase translates to MRQLKAKWLEMTTPQATKTAVLVIGGAEDKVHGREILRTFVDRAGGNDAHITIIPSASREPGIIGGRYIRIFEEMGASKIELLDIRERDQCEDRHFQEALENCTGVFLTGGDQLRLCGVLAETPVMEIIRQRVRSGQLTLAGTSAGAAVMGHHMIAGGGSGESPNRSLVDMATGLGLIPEVIVDQHFHNRNRMVRLVSAIASHPDRLGIGIDEDTCAMFERDGWMQVLGKGSVTIVDPTEVTHTNEPSVGATEPLTIHNMRMHLLSHGDRYHLYQRNVLPATYRISS, encoded by the coding sequence ATGCGGCAATTAAAGGCTAAATGGCTGGAAATGACGACACCCCAAGCAACTAAAACCGCCGTTCTCGTAATCGGAGGTGCAGAAGATAAGGTTCACGGACGCGAAATTTTGCGAACTTTTGTGGATCGTGCAGGTGGAAATGATGCCCATATTACGATCATTCCCTCTGCCTCACGCGAACCCGGCATCATCGGCGGGCGTTACATCCGCATTTTTGAAGAAATGGGAGCTAGCAAAATTGAGCTTTTGGACATCCGTGAACGCGATCAATGTGAAGATCGCCATTTTCAAGAAGCTCTCGAAAATTGTACGGGGGTATTTTTAACCGGGGGCGACCAATTACGGCTGTGTGGCGTGCTGGCAGAGACTCCAGTAATGGAGATTATCCGGCAACGCGTGCGGTCAGGTCAGCTCACTCTCGCTGGCACTAGTGCTGGGGCTGCGGTCATGGGACATCACATGATTGCAGGGGGAGGAAGTGGTGAATCACCAAATCGTTCACTCGTTGACATGGCAACTGGGTTAGGATTGATTCCAGAAGTAATTGTGGATCAACATTTCCATAATCGAAATCGCATGGTCAGATTGGTTAGCGCGATCGCATCGCACCCCGACCGTTTGGGCATCGGTATCGATGAAGACACTTGTGCCATGTTTGAGCGTGATGGCTGGATGCAAGTTTTGGGAAAAGGCAGTGTCACCATTGTTGACCCAACTGAAGTAACCCATACAAACGAGCCAAGTGTTGGTGCTACCGAACCGTTAACGATTCATAATATGCGAATGCATCTTCTGAGTCATGGCGATCGCTACCATCTTTACCAACGTAATGTACTACCAGCTACTTACCGTATTTCCAGCTGA
- the tatA gene encoding twin-arginine translocase TatA/TatE family subunit, producing the protein MFGLGWTEVAVIAIVAILIFGPKKIPELGSALGKTLRGFKEELKNPNEDNNNPEREE; encoded by the coding sequence ATGTTTGGACTAGGATGGACGGAAGTTGCTGTAATTGCAATTGTCGCAATATTAATTTTTGGACCGAAAAAAATTCCGGAATTGGGAAGTGCCTTAGGTAAAACCTTGCGGGGTTTTAAAGAAGAATTGAAAAACCCCAATGAAGACAACAATAATCCGGAACGGGAAGAATAA